AACTTTAGTACGCTTACCTCGGTTGGGATCCTATATTTGTACAAGAAGCTTAGGAAACCACGTCAGTCCTGTGGCGAAAGTGACTTTCTTGTAAGAAATTACAGAGTATTTGTTTTGATTCAAATATATCCACATCTTTCTCTGTATCTTTCTCCAACTAATGCATTCGATatttcaaactattttctcaagaCTTTGATGGATGCTCTGTACATAATTTATGCTGCCCTCCAAGAGTGATTGGGTTAGCCCATTACAATAATTGGGTGGGACTTAATGTTCTATGTGCTTGTTTTCCTGTGATTGAGCATTCGGCTATTATTGGTGACAATCTGGATTCCCAACTTCTGAACTACCACTAGAGGACCAATAGATCTCCATAAAGACTAGGCTTGGCCCACGATCATGAAGGTCCACCAATTGGAAGGCAGAGGCCCACAAAACAATAACTAAAGGCCAGCATCcactattattttttcatgGGGTAATGCTACACACCACACTACTATTCCACTTTTATCCCACTATGTAAGATGTTACATATTTATCACCATTGATCATCTATTGGATGATTATCCAATGCACATGTTGTATATTGGGATGAAAGTGATATGGCagtatggtgtatagaattttcattTCCCATGCCTTTACTTATATCCCATGTGTTTATATTTTGATTGGTTGTTGTGGGATGAACTTGTGGATGTTCTAATATACATTGTTCATGATTCCACTCGTTGGAAAATAATGTTGGAATTATAATTCATACTGATACCAATCAATCCAGAAAAAAGGCTTCGGATCAATAATACTCGTAACCTCTTAATTTTTTGAATACTTTTGTACAAGTATGTTTGTGGTTCAAATTTGTCCAATATCAATGGGTATGCTTCATCTCTTAAGAGTTTTAGTACGAATGAGTTCATCCCCAGGAAACTTACTTGTGGGGGTTGGGATATATGATTTGTGGAATAACCATATACCACTAGTACCAATGGCAGAGATTTTGTTAAATCAGTAAGGATGTCGTGGAGGTAGTACAGGATTTCTTTTCTAGGGTTGCTCTTCCTAAGAATTTTTCGGCCTCATACTTGGTGTTAATCCCGAAAGTGGAGGCACCTAAAAGTTTTGATAAGTTTCGACCAATCAGTTTGTGCTCTGTTTTCTATAAAGTTTGCTCTAAAATTCTGGTTAGTCGCCTTTCTCCTCTTCTCCTAGGCGTTGTTTTCCCAGAACAATGTGCTTTTATCCTAGGAAGaagcattttttataatatcacTCTCACTCAAGAACTTGTGCCTAGTCTTCACAAGCCGGTTCGAGGTGGGAATATAATTCTCAagcttgatatggagaaagcctATGATAGCGTGGATTGAAGCTTTTTGCTCCATGTTCTTGCCTCCTTTGGGTTCTCTGAGCGATTTTGTGGTTTGATTAATATGTGTATTTCCCAACCTTTGTTTTCGATTGTTATGAATGGAGTGCCTAAAGGTTTTTTTCAGGGTGGGCAtgggttgagacaaggggatccactGTCGccttatctttttatcattattgaaGAAGTTTGGTCCCAGTTTATCAAGTAGCAATTCTTGCGGAAAAAGATTGGTGCTTTTTCTCATCCTCAATAAGCCCCAGTGATTTCACACTTGCTCTATGCAGATGATATTGTAATCTTTGTAAATGAGAGTAAATCTTCGGTTCGGGCGATTTCTAAGACTAACAATTTATGAAAGGTGGTCTGGCCAAAAGGTTAGCTCTTCTAAATCCTCCATCACCTTTTCGAAGCACATTACTAATGCTAGACGTTGGAACCTATTAAGGAGCTTGGGTTTGTGGAAGGAAATTTGCCTTTTAAGTATTTAGGTGTTCCCATTTTAGATGGTTGATTGAAAGCGGTACTTCTTGAGGAAATTGTCGGAAAAATCAAGATTAGGATAGAgggttggaaaaataaaatcttgcCAAATGGAGCTAGGGTGTTGCTGTTACAGCATGTCCTAATGAGTCTCCCTATTCATTTGGTCTCTACGGTTCATGCACCGTTATCGGTATTGAAGAACATTGCTCGAAGTTTGAGTACTTTTTTCTAGGGTGTGAAAGatggaaaaccaaaaaaacattgaaaatcttgggataaattgtgtcttccAACATCTAAAGGGGGTATGGGCTTCCATAATCTGCAGGATGTTCAAAAGTCACTTTTCATGAAATTTATGTGGAAAATTTTAACAAAGGATTCGCTATGGTCTCGGTTTTTCCGAGCTAAATATATTAAAGATAAACATATTTCTCTAATACCTTCGAGAAAGGGATCTCAGTTCTAGAGGAAAGTGTATTCGTGCATTCCAGAGGTTCTAAACCGATCCAAGTGGAAAATTCACGATGGGAATGTTTCTTTTTGGTGGCATAAGTGGTTGGAGGAGGGGCCTATTGGTGCAATGCATGAAATCATGGACTATCTGAATTTGAAAGTCAAAGACTGCAGGGTTGATAATGAGTGGGATATGGCCTTGATCACTCGATTACTAGGTGAGGAGAAAGTGGCTGGGGTATTGGGAGTTTTAAGAAAGAGCAGGGGAAGGGAGGATGTGTTAGTTTGGATGGAAGACACGACTGAGAAATTTACTTCCAAGAGTGCATGGAATTGCATTAGAATTGGGGCTCCTCTAGTTCGGTGGGCTACCTAGATCTGGTACCTTTGTCTACCAAAGAATATGTCTATTACGATGTGGAAGGCACTGAATAATTCGTTGAGTGTTGATGCAAAATTGAGGTCAGTCGTGATCCCCATTGTGTCTAAATGTGATTGTTGTTCATCTGGTCGATATGAGGATCCGGACCATGTTCTTGCGATGGGGAGTTTTGCAAGAGAAGTGTGGCAAGCCAAGTTGGGTTGGGACGTGTAGCGGCATCTACATGGGTGCAACTAATTGGCATGTGGTTCAGAAAGGCCTCAAATAATTCATAGATGGGGCAGATTTTGGGAATATTACCGACAGTAATCACTTGGCTTCTATGGCTGAGTATATGCTGTGCTTGAGCTAAAGGAAAAGGTGATTCCGTAAATCAAGTTAGGATGCAGGTGAAGCATTGGATGGTATAGATTGGAGAAAAGTTAAAGAATTCTATGTTGCAGTCGGAGTGGGATGTTGAAATTTTACAAGGACTTCAGATTCCTGTGAAGGGCCCGAAGTAGAGGTTCCCACAACTGGTTCGTTGTTCTCGTCCAGGTGCGGGGAGGATgaaattgaatgttgatgggGCGTCAAGAGGGAACCTGGGTCCTGCTGATGCAGGAGGTGTTTTGCGTGACTTGGATGGAAACATTAGAGTGGCATTTTTCGTTGCTCTTGGGATTTGGACTAATAATTTTGTGGAATTGATGGGGGTTTTGCATGGTCTTCGGTTAGTTAAAGAGTTGTCCATCGTTGATATTGATGTGGAGCTGGACTCATTGCTGGTTGTTAAGTGGCTGATGGAAAAAGTTTGTAAAACATGGTATCTTGAGGATTATTGGGAGGAGGTAATAGGGATTTTAGGCCTTAATGCTCATATCAATCATGTCTTTCGTAAGGAAAATATATCTGCTGACTACCTTGCAAGGAGGGGAGTGGATGGGACCAATTGTGAGTGGAGATTATTAACTCAGGAGCTACCTTCTCTTCTCAAAGGTTATTTATAGCTCGAAAAATTTGGGTTTCCATATATTCGATTCGGCTGGTttagactttttcttttttttttttttttttttttcgttggtggtggtggtgtaaGGCCAAATCCTTTGTTATCGTTTATTTTGTTGGTTTGGCTTCTAGGGATGGTTTGAATCTCCTAGAGTTTTGGATGTAAACACGGTTTTCCTGAGCCATAAATGAGGGTTCTTAAGAAAGTGGGCAGGAGTCACTCATGGACATATGACttcttctctttaaaaaaaaaaaaaacaaaaaagaaaaaagtcaaTAAAGAGTTTAATGATGGAGATTGTCACAAATATTTCCTcttgattattataattacaGTTGGGTAGGATCTTGCCTGGACCTAGtcatgaacaaaaaaaaaaaaaaaaaaattgtttgagatGGCACTGAGTTTTTTCTCTTTAGTATTTAACTTTTGTTGAACAAAATTATGACACTGATCTCCAAACCTCTTGAGTCTTGGTCTTTTTAATTGGTTAATCTAAAGGCAGAAGGCCATCCACAATATCATGAAGAAATTTACAGGATCTTAAAGTTATAGAAATGAGCTTTGAGACTTTCATGTGTATGGATAAGTTTAACAATAgattattcttaaattgagtcAAATAAGCAACTTATAAGAACCAATTCAAAACGTTGGTTAATGTTGAACAATtctttttatcatcattttgtttttcttgaaatttataTTGTTGTCATTTGATAGCACTCaatatttcttttccatttaacATCGAgttgtaaaatgaaaaacacaaaaatatcaCCTTAGTTGATATTAAACtatgttttttaattgtatGTAGTAGTATCTATAACTTAATTGATGATTATAAGGAAAAAATGGCTTATTTCGGGGGGTCGAAATGTGAGCTACTAGGCCGAGTGCACTAAAAAGAGATTTTTGAATTAGGGTCAAATGCATAATTTTACGCGTAGCTACAATTTTGGCCAAAATAATAGTCTCAATTCGAAAAGTTTTTACCGTTTCTTGTTATATTTGTACTAATCTATTGTCTTGAAATATATAGTCCAATACTATCAACATAAGAACATGTCTAATCGGCATCATCAAAGAccaaattaaacaaatagaatGTAAATTCAACGTACTAATTTGCGCACCTAATATGTATCcaacattgagagagagagagagagagagagagagagagagagagagggagctcCATTCACAGTGGCTGAAAGTGTGTATCTAGCAAAGAAACGTCACTGAGAATGTCTTCTTCCCGGGTAGCCAAGCTAAGGTAGTTAATAACAGTGAATTCTCCTCCACCTGAAGTCGACACTACAACTTGATTGGAATAATTTTGGAGTGAGGTACATTCTCGAGCCATTACAAATTGTGTAGTTGAAGGAAGATTTGGCAATAACTGAAGCCTGTTACAATTATCCAAATAAAGAAACTTAAGCTTTGGAAGTTGAGAAATGCTCTGTAGCAAGCATGTGAAATTATTTGTGAGTGATTGTCCAATCATTACAATGGATAAATGTGCACTTCGTCTTTTGTACCAACATGATCAAGAACAATTCGAGCAAGAACTAAATCACTGCAATGATTTGTTTTTAAAGTATCAAGATCCCATTGATCCTTTTATGGCTGATCTAGAAGAAACAAATGAAACAACAAAACCTGTCCACTTTAATAAGGACCTCGAAATTGAAATATCAATAAGGTGCATTTAGGAGAAGACCAATAAAACTAGGAATGGAAGTAACCTTATGGTAAGAAATGTTTTTGAGTCTTTGTTTTGCTTCAATACCATACCTCAATTCTCCCTTTGTATATGAATGTAACATTAATTCTTCCTTTTGAGTAAAGTTCACTATATTTTCTATCTTTTACACAAGATTGTATATATGATAGGTGTTTTCCTCCATATAAGATTTTGGAGCGGTTCACCCATCGGTGTGACGACTCCCTCGTGACAATCCTTCTTACCTTCAAAGGATTGTACTTTATGGATTGGACTTGCTTTTTGTGCTTCTCTTTCAATGCCAGAGCATTCGAGTAATGCTACTGACAATCTAGGTTCTCAACTTCCTTCCGACCTCATTTTTCATCTGGACACCCCTATTGGCGTTGTGGAATGTTTCCATACCTATTGCCTCAAGGAAGGTGGTTTCAAGTTGTTGTCAAAGCTAGGTGGATTCATCTGGCTGTCTTATATACTGAAACAACTTCAACCAAGAAGATAAAGATTGAAGAAGAGATGAAAATTACTTCTGAATTATTCAATGTGTACAGTACATCAAGTCACCTCCTATTTATACAAGATGCAGAAAACTAACACTCAATTAAAAGACTAAAAACAAAGGTAAAGTAACTAAATGTCTATTTACAGTAAAGGACTGAAATGTAACTTTACAACTTAACAGTATTTACAATAAtagtccccctcaagatgaatgatatatattttgaacATTCATCTTGGACAACAAGGAATGAAAAACAGTGGAACCAATGGGCTTAGTTAACAAATCTGCAAGTTGATGAGAAGAGGAAACATGCAATGTCCTGAGTAAGCCAGCTTGTATTTTCTCTCTAATGAGGTGACAATCTAACTCAATGTGTTTAGTTCTCTCATGAAAATGGGGTTGGCTGCAATATGTAGGCCAGTTTGGTAGTCACAAAATAGCAAAAAGGGTTGAGAGTGAATCTGATGGAAATCAGTGAGTCTTTAACCATGTTAACTCACAAACTACATAGGCCATAGACCTATATTCAGCTTCTGCAGATGACCTTGAGACAGtggtttgtttctttgatttccaagagATTAATGAATCACCAAGAAATACACAATAGCCAGATATAGATCTTCTTATATTAGGGCAGCTTGCCCAATCCAAATCAGCAAAAGCCTTTAAATGAACTTGAGATAAAGCTGGAAGGAAAATACCTTGACCTGGTGCCATCGTTACATATCTGAGTATTCTGAGAGCAACTTGCATATGAGGAACCTGAGGAGATTCCAAATATTGACTCAAAAGGTGAATTGAGTAAGTGATATCTGGCCTTGtatgagtaaaatataataacttgccTATAAGTCTTCTGTAGGTAGTTGTGTCTTCAATCAACTCTCCATCAGATTTTGAAAGTTTACAACGGGAGTCCTTAGGAAAGCTAACTGGCTTAGAAGCTAACAACCCAacatcagaaattaattctagTGCATACTTCCTTTGGCAAATAGAAATTCCCTTTTTTGATCTAGCAATTTCCAATCCTAGGAAATATTTGACAGGACCTAAATCCTTCAATTTGAAATATACACTCAAAGATTCTTTAATGGTCTGGACAATAGAACTGTCACTACTAGCTAAGAGTATGTCATACACATACACCAAAACAGCCATTTGTATTTCTTATGAATAATGAGTAGTCTGATTTGAATTGTACAAATCCCAAATCAACCAAGGCTGCAGTGAACTTGGAGTTCCACTGCCTAGAAGtagttttaacccatataaggATTTCCACAGCTTGCAAACTCTAGTGTCCCCTTTCTAAGATACCCTGGTGGTGGTTTCATATAAACTGTTTCTTCCAAATCACCATAATGAAATGCATTATTCACATCCAAATATACTAAATGCCAATTGTAAATTGTTGCTAAAGATAGTAAACATCTCACTCTCACCATTTTTGCAACTGGGGAAAAAGTTTCTAAATAGTCAAGCCCTTTCCTTTAAGTATAACCTTTGGCAACTAATTTTGCCTTATGCCTCTCAATTGAACCATCAACATTAAACTTAGTCTTGTAAATCCACTTACAACCAACTGAATTTTTGTCTGGTGGAAGATCAGTGAGGGTCCAGGTATTGTTTGATTCTAAGGCAGCTAACTCAATGGACATAGCATCTCTCCAATGAGGATACTTAATACCTTGATGATAAAAATTGGGTTctttatgagatgagatagcaATGCTGAAGGCTTTATGAGAAGGAGACAGATGTTTATATGATAAAAATTCAGAAATGCTATATTTGTTACTTGCAGGTGTATCAATTGAGCCAAGAAATGATATGGTAGAAGTAGAAGATGCTGAAGAGACTAGATTGCAATGATAATTTTGCAAATAAGTAGATTTTTATGTTGTCTAGTGGACTTTCGAAGTGGAGGAAAGTGATTAATATCTTGCAAGGAAGGAATATTTGGAATCTGGTTTGAATTAGAATGAGAAGTATTGGAATATCTGGTATGGGATTGATAGATTCTGATATGGAATTAGAATCACTGACTAGAGAACTGTTTGATGGTTGTGATATAACTGATATATCTGATATGGGATTAGGTAATACAAACTCAGATGGCAAAAAAGACTGCTATGATGAAACTTTATTTCGAAAAGGAAATATATTCTCATGAACTATAACGTCTCGAgagacaaaaaaattataagagtcTAGATCATATAACTTGTATCCTTTTGTTCCAAAAAGATCACCAACAAATATACATTTTCTAGCTCTAGGTGAAAACTTTGATCTATTATTGCTTAAGGTGGAAGCATAACATAAACAACCAAACactttaaaatgattacaaGAAGGAATGTCACCATAAAGAATCTGTTGTGATGATTGGTTGTTGAGAATATGAGATGGAATGTGATTAATGATGTGAGTTGCTGTCAAAACACATTCTCCCAAAATATTTAATGGAACAtttgattgaaattttaaaactcTTGCCACATTTAAAAGATGTTGATGCTTCCTCTCAACAATTGAattttgttgaggggtttcAACACAAGAGGTTTGATGGATAATTccttttgaatgaaaaaatCCCCTCATTTGGAATTCTAAGCCATTATCTGTTCTTATACACTTTATTTTCTGTTGAAACTGTGTATCGACCAGATTGTAAAAAGCTATAAGAATATGTTTAACCTCACACTTGGATTTCATCAAGTATACCCAAGTTGATCTAGAATGGTCATCaacaattgttaaaaaatacttgAAGCCATCATGAGTAGGTATTGAAAAaggaccccatatatcacaatggatTAGATTGAAAGAAGAACTaggtttttaaaaatgaattggAAATGATAAGCCTTTCTGTTTTGCTAAAGGACACACTGTACAATGAGGTTCATGTACAAActtatttgaaatgaaatttgGAACTGACTTTGAAAGAGCTAACAATCTTGATGAGGATGGATGGCCTAATCTATTATGCCACAGTTGGGAAGTAAAATCAAATATGGAATTTACAGAGGAAAGAATAGAATTTGCACTGGCTGAAGATTGTTGAAGGAAATATAGACCAGTCGCTTTTCTACCCTtcccaatcatcttccatgGGGTAAGGCCCTGTATATAACAAATCtcaggaaagaaaataaagcaaaaattcTGATCAAATGTAAGTTTAGTCACAAAAAGAAGATTATATGCGAAACTAGGTACACATAATACATCCTTCAAAACTAAGCCATCTGATAAATGGATAGTCTCAAGATCTGTTACTGTAACATTTTCTCCATTTGGTAGTTTAACAAATGTATTAAGAACTTGTGTAATTGTggtgaaaaaaattatagaataaaTGATATGGTTTGTAGCACCTGTATCTATGATCCAAGTGCTAGAAACAGATTTtgaattatcatttttcatagaAGAAAAACTTGAACGGCAAACTGTTTTACCTGAAACAGGAGGCAAATTATTTGGCTTGGATATGACATTAGTTGCCTGATGGTTGATTTTTGGTGGTTCAGTTGAGTGATGTGGTCGAATTAATGCAAGTAGTTGTTGATACTCTTCTTGAGAGAAAGCTATACAATTCTGATCAAAGGGTGTACTCGAGGGTTGAGCCATGACTTGGTTTGCTGATGAAACTTTTCCtctttgtttgaaaaatgaaggatATCCATGTTGTTTGTAGCATTTGTCCACTGTGTGATTGGTCATTCCACAGTGAGTGTACAAAACCTTCTCTCTTCTGTATTGTTGTTTTCCAGGATTGATCTTTGAgccttcaattcttttattcatgaaTGCAACATTAGGTTCGAACCCTAATCTCCCCATGGAACCAACTTCTCTTTGTTTCTCTTCTTGAATGACTAAAGAGAAAACTTTGGTAATTGATGGTAAAGGTTCCAATAATAGAATCTGACCCCTAAAATGTGCAAATTCCTCATTCAATCCCATAAGAAACATGATTACATGTTGACGCTATTGATATTCTAAAAACAGACATGCAGCATTACAGGTGCAAATTTTATATACTCCACATGTATAATTAGACATCTGGCTATAGTTCATAAGCTCATTCCACAAACATTTGAACTTTCGATAATAAACAGTCACTGAGGTCTGATCTTGAGATAAAGAAGAGAGTTCCTATTGCAATTGGGAAATTCGTGGTCCATTACCTTGAGAGAACTGATTCTTCAACTCATCCCACGTTTCTTTAGCTGTTCTTGCATAGACAACGGTTTCCCCAATATCTCTGGACACAGAGTTGAGAATCCATGACAACACCATGCTGTTACATCGGTCCCAATTAGCATTCGAGGAATCTATTTCAACAGGCTAAGTAATTGCACCGTTGACAAAACCTATTTTATTCTTGGCCTTCAATGCCATTATCATTGATCTACACCAGCTATTGTAATTATCCTCGGTAAGAAGATTAGACACCGAAATCGAACCAGGCGAATCTCCATTTTGGAGATGATACGGACTAGAATCTTCTGTAGCTAATGAAACATAAGGTGTTTCCATTCTTGCAGTGGAAAGAGGAACCCTAACAACTTCAACCAAGAAGATAAAGATCGAATCAAAGATGAAAATTACTTCTGAATTATCCAATGTGTATAGTACATCAAGTCACCTCCTATTTTTACAAGATGCAAAAAACTAATTCTCAGTTAAAGGACTAAAAATAGAAAGGTAAAGTAACTAAATGTCTATTTACAATAAAGGACTGAAATGTAACTTTACAACTTAACAGTATTTACCATATATACCACGCCggttttttccatattttatggatgaatgcaGTTGATTTCTTATGCTTGATGGTGCAGAAGTGTGGATTCCATCTTTTGTACGATGAAGACGAGCTAAATATCAATTTGAGGAAGCAAAAAGCCATTTCTGCACTCCGTATGATAACAGGAATGTCTAGTGGAGATTATTTATTGACCGGAGGATACGTTGATCCCTTGAGTTGCAACCTTAAAGACGGTTGCTAGAAGTTAATTTGTAATTCCTTTAAGGaaatttttagataaaagaaCTTCAATTATTCCAAAATGGGACTTTTGATATTCTCAAGATTGACTTGATGTATCTAAATTctctttcttataaatatatatagctatCAGTTTATGTAACTATGTAAGCgtgataaagaaagaaaaagaaaacgtaAATGGTGTATAAGATAGTCAGTTTGTGATAccgataaggataagggtaaaTGATGTATAAGATCTCATATTGTTTGAgaagaaattttctttctttatacaATTTAAATGGggttccaattatatcattgactagtctttttaaaatatagatcATATAATTTGAGTTTTTCATTAGGACGTTACACAGTTAGTGTAGTACTCCAATGTTTTCTCATCAATAGAAGCTACTTTTTTTTCAAGTCATGCTATTGGAATGCTTTTAcacttgaaatttaaaatttaaaatttatcttctaattaaattattgctTGTAGATAGTATATATGGAGTAaagaatttcaaataaaaacattcATATTTTCTCACCTTGCTTCTTGAATCTGCCAACAAATATAGATAGTACA
This is a stretch of genomic DNA from Carya illinoinensis cultivar Pawnee chromosome 15, C.illinoinensisPawnee_v1, whole genome shotgun sequence. It encodes these proteins:
- the LOC122296820 gene encoding uncharacterized mitochondrial protein AtMg00810-like yields the protein MAVLVYVYDILLASSDSSIVQTIKESLSVYFKLKDLGPVKYFLGLEIARSKKGISICQRKYALELISDVGLLASKPVSFPKDSRCKLSKSDGELIEDTTTYRRLIGKLLYFTHTRPDITYSIHLLSQYLESPQVPHMQVALRILRYVTMAPGQGIFLPALSQVHLKAFADLDWASCPNIRRSISGYCVFLGDSLISWKSKKQTTVSRSSAEAEYRSMAYVVCELTWLKTH